One Phycisphaerae bacterium RAS2 DNA window includes the following coding sequences:
- the outO gene encoding Type 4 prepilin-like proteins leader peptide-processing enzyme yields the protein MAEGAWIIPVGILGALVGSFLNVVIFRLPRGMSVCSPAWSFCPSCEKHLLPWHNVPIIGWLFLRGRCHFCSQSIPVVYPVVECLTALLFVTTWDACFTGRVNAAPGSDPAHWAYVASLIVMYAGLIATAGMDIESYSLDIRVPLFTLAVSVILLGIQEVATPLKSGSSGIPPGMTCVALAAGVGWLLGWPLTRRLAMRTSDHDTAERTESAPVATDGEAAASDSTGAAPSADIATSCEAAAASHDAPTTFQPLPVMLLTAALIAFIIWTSTAPNWPTHLATFTAGQVRGFVVVAIFLVVMILASMVSREADDEIVTTLERERFSARSVALRELLCLVPALAAGIAAFAVLRSRAWLGLDWSALLQESIGLQGEPVGATAWCVGALQAIANAMIAAALGWAVRIGGTMAFGKEAFGTGDIYLMAAIAAAGGWFMMLVAFFASALLALIGVVATSMHKTARAIPFGPWLGLGALAALYLERPLSIWFSPAGGMLWGWLCGQNRARM from the coding sequence TTGGCAGAGGGAGCGTGGATCATACCCGTGGGCATTCTCGGGGCGCTCGTCGGTAGCTTTCTAAATGTCGTCATCTTCCGACTCCCACGCGGGATGTCCGTTTGCTCGCCGGCATGGTCTTTCTGCCCCAGTTGCGAAAAGCACCTTCTCCCGTGGCACAACGTCCCGATCATCGGATGGCTGTTCCTGCGCGGGCGATGCCATTTCTGTTCCCAGTCGATTCCAGTCGTCTATCCGGTTGTGGAGTGTCTCACGGCCCTGCTATTCGTCACGACCTGGGATGCATGCTTCACGGGGCGTGTCAACGCCGCACCCGGCAGCGACCCCGCTCATTGGGCCTACGTCGCTTCGCTGATCGTGATGTACGCCGGATTGATCGCGACCGCAGGGATGGACATTGAGTCCTACTCGCTGGACATTCGGGTGCCGCTTTTTACCCTCGCCGTTTCGGTGATTCTGCTGGGCATTCAAGAAGTCGCCACACCGCTGAAATCCGGAAGCAGCGGAATTCCACCGGGAATGACCTGCGTCGCCCTGGCTGCCGGCGTCGGATGGCTTCTGGGTTGGCCGCTGACCCGGCGTCTGGCGATGCGTACGAGCGATCACGATACAGCGGAGCGAACCGAGTCCGCGCCGGTAGCAACCGACGGCGAAGCCGCAGCCAGTGATTCGACGGGCGCAGCCCCAAGTGCTGACATTGCGACTTCCTGTGAAGCGGCCGCGGCAAGTCACGATGCGCCGACGACATTTCAGCCGCTGCCCGTCATGCTCCTCACGGCCGCCCTAATTGCGTTCATCATCTGGACCTCGACAGCCCCGAATTGGCCGACTCACCTGGCGACCTTCACGGCCGGACAGGTGCGTGGCTTTGTTGTTGTCGCGATTTTCCTTGTCGTCATGATCCTGGCATCCATGGTGTCGCGCGAAGCGGACGATGAGATCGTTACGACATTGGAACGCGAGCGGTTCTCTGCCCGCTCGGTCGCGTTGCGGGAGTTGTTGTGCCTTGTGCCGGCCCTTGCCGCCGGCATCGCGGCATTTGCCGTGCTTCGCAGTAGGGCGTGGCTCGGGCTCGATTGGTCGGCGCTGCTTCAGGAATCGATTGGACTTCAAGGCGAACCTGTGGGTGCGACTGCATGGTGCGTCGGCGCATTGCAAGCCATCGCGAACGCGATGATTGCAGCCGCGCTGGGATGGGCCGTTCGAATCGGCGGAACGATGGCCTTCGGCAAGGAGGCGTTTGGGACCGGAGACATCTACCTGATGGCCGCCATTGCAGCCGCCGGCGGGTGGTTCATGATGCTGGTAGCCTTCTTCGCGTCGGCGCTCCTCGCGTTGATCGGCGTGGTCGCGACGTCCATGCATAAGACCGCGCGCGCGATCCCATTCGGCCCCTGGCTGGGGCTGGGGGCGCTGGCGGCCCTGTACCTTGAGCGCCCGCTTTCGATCTGGTTCAGTCCTGCGGGCGGCATGCTCTGGGGTTGGCTCTGCGGCCAGAATCGGGCAAGAATGTAA
- the aroL gene encoding Shikimate kinase 2: MNVFLIGYRGSGKSTTGAILARRLGWTFVDLDELIEKQAGKSVVDLFREEGEEAFRQRERATLESIRRQKQQVIALGGGAIVSPEVRTLVKRMGKAVWLQAPAAILHSRLQKDAKAGKVRPELLPGGGLHEVEQKLNERTPLYRAVANHIVDSVATLPEDIAESIELWLDANDADAAADEPQTKL; encoded by the coding sequence GTGAATGTTTTCCTGATCGGCTACCGCGGATCCGGCAAGAGCACGACCGGCGCGATTCTCGCGCGCCGTTTAGGATGGACGTTTGTCGATTTGGACGAATTGATCGAGAAGCAGGCCGGTAAGTCCGTCGTGGACCTCTTCCGCGAGGAGGGCGAGGAGGCTTTTCGACAGCGCGAGCGTGCAACCCTGGAGAGCATTCGCCGGCAGAAGCAGCAGGTGATCGCCCTGGGTGGCGGTGCCATCGTCAGCCCCGAAGTGCGCACCCTGGTCAAGCGAATGGGCAAGGCGGTATGGCTCCAGGCGCCGGCCGCGATTCTTCATTCGCGACTGCAAAAGGACGCGAAGGCCGGGAAAGTGCGACCGGAACTGCTACCCGGTGGCGGGCTGCACGAGGTGGAGCAGAAGCTCAACGAACGGACACCGCTCTACCGTGCCGTGGCGAATCACATCGTCGACTCGGTGGCGACCTTGCCGGAGGACATCGCCGAGTCCATCGAACTCTGGCTGGACGCGAACGACGCCGACGCGGCCGCGGACGAGCCGCAGACCAAACTCTGA
- a CDS encoding Calcineurin-like phosphoesterase, with translation MHGPTSAAFFEMKILFATDLHGSEPHFARLTAVAGEVRPDVVVLGGDMLPDDSALDRANMGKGQPAWVRDKFRSILSGLKSATGGKPVLTVFGNHDWSSSVEAMNELAADGLVSVLDLSAPAVLDGVTFLGYSSTPPTPWFVKDFERLDMPGDVPPLLGGARWDARFNRPSMLSAETLFNTRSTMKEELTGLAAPKGVWVWVAHCPPHGSKLDQYHGNNSWGSKAVREALERLQPNLSLHGHIHESPSVSGEVRDAFGRTVAVNPGQSRSVLHFAVIEFNAADGSVADVRHGQRA, from the coding sequence ATGCACGGCCCGACCAGCGCCGCCTTCTTTGAGATGAAGATACTTTTCGCTACCGACCTTCATGGAAGCGAGCCGCATTTCGCTCGCCTGACCGCTGTCGCGGGGGAAGTCCGCCCCGACGTCGTGGTGCTGGGTGGCGACATGCTGCCTGACGATTCGGCGCTGGATCGCGCCAACATGGGCAAGGGCCAGCCCGCATGGGTTCGCGACAAGTTTCGATCAATCCTTTCCGGCTTGAAGAGCGCGACCGGCGGCAAGCCCGTTCTCACCGTCTTCGGCAACCACGACTGGAGCAGCAGCGTCGAAGCGATGAACGAGTTGGCTGCGGACGGGTTGGTCTCAGTTCTCGACCTTTCCGCTCCGGCTGTTCTGGATGGCGTAACGTTTCTCGGCTATTCCAGCACACCCCCGACTCCCTGGTTTGTGAAGGATTTCGAACGGCTCGACATGCCTGGCGACGTGCCGCCCTTGCTTGGAGGTGCAAGGTGGGATGCGCGTTTCAATCGGCCATCCATGTTAAGCGCCGAGACACTTTTCAACACCCGCAGCACGATGAAGGAAGAACTGACGGGTCTGGCAGCGCCAAAAGGCGTCTGGGTCTGGGTGGCTCACTGCCCGCCGCATGGTTCCAAGCTGGACCAGTATCACGGCAACAATTCGTGGGGGTCGAAAGCGGTTCGCGAGGCGCTTGAGCGCTTGCAGCCGAACCTTTCGCTCCACGGCCATATCCACGAGTCGCCCAGTGTATCCGGCGAGGTCCGCGATGCATTCGGCCGCACGGTGGCGGTCAATCCGGGCCAGTCTCGGAGCGTGCTGCATTTCGCCGTCATTGAATTCAACGCCGCCGACGGCAGCGTCGCCGACGTTCGTCACGGACAACGCGCGTGA
- the hisH1 gene encoding Imidazole glycerol phosphate synthase subunit HisH 1, whose product MIAILNYDTSDTQALHETLSNMSVAHQRVDSLDQLDRAARIILPHGDSFSAMIRDIRDNGYLPVLFRALDQGRPILGIGRGMHLLFDVCYDNGQHTGLGFIPGKVTSPRERAAATFAKGTALAQSLALRWTNRSVLAHGVPAEAVFHFESDDFAEPLDDEMTLAKTTSRPHRAAAVEDGSVFGVQFLPERSGEAGKIILSNFIRAPLR is encoded by the coding sequence ATGATCGCGATTCTCAATTACGACACCTCCGACACGCAGGCATTGCACGAAACGCTTTCGAACATGAGTGTGGCGCATCAGCGCGTGGATTCGCTTGACCAGCTCGACCGTGCTGCGCGGATTATCCTGCCGCATGGCGACTCCTTCTCCGCGATGATTCGTGACATTCGCGACAACGGCTACCTGCCTGTTCTCTTTCGCGCGCTCGACCAAGGCCGTCCGATTCTGGGGATCGGCCGCGGCATGCATCTTTTATTCGACGTGTGCTACGACAATGGTCAGCATACGGGTCTGGGATTCATCCCCGGCAAGGTCACGAGTCCGCGCGAGCGGGCAGCGGCCACCTTCGCCAAGGGGACGGCGCTGGCGCAATCGCTCGCGTTGCGGTGGACGAATCGCTCCGTGCTGGCGCACGGTGTGCCCGCGGAGGCTGTGTTTCATTTTGAGAGCGACGATTTCGCAGAGCCGCTTGACGATGAGATGACCCTGGCGAAGACGACGTCAAGGCCACATCGTGCGGCGGCGGTGGAGGACGGCTCGGTCTTTGGCGTTCAATTTCTGCCGGAGCGGTCGGGAGAAGCCGGAAAGATCATTCTGTCCAACTTTATCCGCGCGCCGCTTCGCTGA
- the dat gene encoding D-alanine aminotransferase → MSDRREWVFLNDELVPADAARVSVFDAGYTHAAGIFETFRVYRGRPFRLRPHLDRMFATAAALELVVPFDAGELARAVDDLLAANNLTEARMRITATPGNVPRPGLIKPTGEVEHRPTILITSQPLQPYPPELYRFGMRACISPYRTSRLDPLAGHKTLSYLPRLLSMRDAQQRGCQESLWFNTDNLLAEAAFSNAFVVHEGRLLTPPASTPVLPGITRQAVIELARGNGIDVAEAPIDINMLLAASEVFLTASVLEIMPVTAIEKHTVGEGAPGPMTGKLSKLFADLVATECPA, encoded by the coding sequence ATGTCTGATCGGCGCGAATGGGTATTCCTCAACGACGAGCTTGTGCCCGCTGATGCCGCGCGGGTCAGCGTGTTTGACGCCGGGTACACCCATGCCGCTGGCATTTTTGAGACGTTTCGGGTCTATCGGGGGAGGCCGTTTCGCCTTCGGCCGCACTTGGATCGAATGTTTGCGACGGCAGCAGCCTTGGAATTGGTCGTACCTTTCGACGCCGGCGAACTGGCTCGCGCGGTGGATGACCTGCTGGCGGCGAACAATCTGACCGAGGCACGGATGCGCATCACCGCGACGCCGGGGAATGTACCGCGCCCGGGGCTGATCAAACCGACCGGCGAAGTCGAACATCGCCCCACCATTTTGATTACCTCTCAACCCCTGCAACCGTATCCCCCCGAGCTGTACCGTTTTGGCATGCGGGCCTGCATTAGCCCCTATCGAACCAGCCGCCTTGACCCGCTCGCCGGGCACAAGACGCTCTCTTATCTGCCGCGGCTCCTTTCGATGCGCGATGCGCAGCAGCGCGGCTGCCAGGAATCGCTCTGGTTCAACACCGACAATCTTCTTGCGGAAGCCGCGTTTTCAAATGCGTTCGTCGTTCACGAAGGTCGCTTGCTCACGCCGCCTGCATCGACGCCCGTTCTGCCCGGCATCACGCGCCAGGCCGTCATCGAGCTTGCTCGCGGAAACGGCATCGATGTTGCCGAAGCACCGATCGACATTAACATGCTTCTGGCCGCGAGCGAGGTGTTCCTGACGGCGAGCGTGCTGGAAATCATGCCGGTGACCGCGATCGAAAAGCACACCGTGGGTGAGGGCGCGCCCGGTCCGATGACAGGAAAGCTCTCGAAGTTGTTTGCCGATCTCGTTGCCACGGAGTGCCCCGCCTGA
- the motB gene encoding Motility protein B encodes MTGMTRGQLSILMVAGLVTAFSAIGCGPDAKDRKIEDLTAENNSLKGELEDRDRRLNDSLVKENEARSTIDELNQQLAKMRADGAKGGDVDGWVTMKNFDMISIPGSVLFESGKADLTPAGRSKLQQIASDIRAKYPDRDIYVFGHTDDQPIRKSKWKDNWELGAHRSLMVVRAMRDAGIANEYLVQANCSQFRPRVANSGEKNRLQNRRVEFYAVPRRGGDIVEKTARGASDE; translated from the coding sequence ATGACAGGGATGACACGCGGACAATTGTCTATTCTCATGGTGGCCGGATTGGTCACCGCCTTTTCCGCCATCGGCTGCGGGCCGGACGCCAAGGACCGCAAGATTGAAGACCTCACGGCGGAAAACAACAGCCTCAAGGGCGAGTTGGAAGACCGCGATCGGCGATTGAACGACTCGCTCGTCAAGGAGAACGAGGCGCGCTCCACCATCGACGAATTGAATCAGCAGCTCGCCAAGATGCGTGCCGACGGCGCCAAGGGCGGCGACGTGGACGGCTGGGTCACCATGAAGAACTTCGACATGATCTCGATCCCCGGCTCGGTCTTGTTTGAATCGGGCAAGGCGGACCTGACTCCGGCCGGCCGCTCCAAATTGCAGCAGATTGCTTCGGACATCCGCGCGAAGTACCCGGATCGGGACATCTACGTGTTCGGCCACACGGATGACCAGCCGATTCGCAAGAGCAAGTGGAAGGACAATTGGGAACTGGGCGCCCATCGCTCGCTGATGGTTGTTCGCGCGATGCGCGACGCGGGCATCGCGAACGAATACCTCGTTCAGGCGAATTGCAGCCAGTTCCGGCCGCGCGTGGCCAACAGCGGTGAGAAGAACCGCCTGCAGAATCGCCGCGTGGAGTTTTACGCGGTTCCGCGGCGAGGCGGCGACATCGTCGAGAAAACCGCTCGCGGCGCCAGCGATGAGTAA
- the prsA2 gene encoding Foldase protein PrsA 2 precursor codes for MKQIPFIPYSLQATACLIALAFAGCERNRSNAVSVRDQLAQPAATSTSVQSAATPPVTRSAGSRPIASINDEPIDRAEFTAKLMDARGLAFLQQELLLRVARQEVTRLGISVSQTDFDREYDLTLQADRFNGKDPDPLTGPRKEQLIDEWTRSRGISRTELHVAMQRQAYLRKIAESRLIITDEMIEQEFARVHGERVEVRHIQISAPRFWKEIKQRIDQGERFEDLVMKFSQNIISREKLGMLPPFSRTDPSVPSIFVDVAFKLKPGDVSNLLEAEGSYHVLKLERLIPADSQPLDDAERHHLRRTLTARLAAEEMERLGRSLLLSARISVEDRVLREQYEARHRDGLLTGPPLSP; via the coding sequence ATGAAGCAAATCCCGTTCATTCCGTATTCATTACAAGCGACCGCATGCCTGATCGCCCTGGCGTTCGCCGGGTGTGAGCGCAACCGTTCCAACGCGGTGAGCGTGCGCGATCAACTCGCGCAACCCGCAGCCACGTCCACATCGGTCCAATCGGCCGCAACACCTCCGGTCACGCGGTCGGCCGGCAGTCGCCCCATCGCTTCGATCAATGATGAGCCCATTGATCGCGCGGAGTTCACCGCGAAATTGATGGATGCGCGCGGCCTTGCCTTCCTCCAACAGGAATTGCTGCTTCGCGTGGCGCGGCAGGAAGTTACGAGGCTTGGGATATCGGTGTCGCAAACTGATTTCGACCGGGAGTATGACCTGACACTTCAGGCCGACCGATTCAACGGCAAGGACCCCGACCCGCTCACGGGGCCTCGCAAGGAGCAGCTTATCGATGAATGGACGCGGTCGCGCGGCATCTCACGAACCGAGCTGCACGTCGCGATGCAGCGCCAGGCGTACCTGCGAAAGATCGCCGAGAGCCGGCTGATCATCACCGACGAAATGATCGAACAGGAATTCGCGCGTGTCCACGGCGAGCGCGTGGAGGTGCGACATATTCAGATTTCCGCGCCGCGTTTCTGGAAGGAAATCAAACAACGAATCGACCAGGGCGAGCGCTTTGAAGACCTGGTCATGAAGTTCAGCCAGAACATCATCTCTCGAGAAAAGCTTGGCATGTTGCCGCCCTTCTCGCGCACCGATCCCAGCGTGCCTTCCATCTTTGTGGATGTCGCCTTCAAGCTGAAGCCCGGCGACGTTTCAAACCTGCTGGAGGCCGAAGGGTCCTACCATGTCCTGAAACTGGAGCGCCTGATCCCAGCTGACAGCCAACCGCTCGACGACGCTGAGCGACACCACTTGCGACGAACCCTGACGGCGCGGCTGGCAGCCGAGGAAATGGAACGATTGGGGCGGTCGCTACTACTTTCTGCGCGAATCTCGGTCGAAGATCGCGTACTTCGAGAGCAGTATGAGGCGCGCCATCGGGACGGTCTTCTAACCGGCCCCCCTCTGTCGCCTTAG
- a CDS encoding Putative GTP cyclohydrolase 1 type 2: MATAQPLSVAQLCSAMEAIAPTWAAADWDNVGLLAGDPTWPAEYVLLTIDLTAAVLDEAVKLGCNSIVSYHPPIFRAVKRFGVSRGTAEGLAAEALSRRIAIYSPHTALDAAPGGTNDTLAELAGLTKVRPFSPAAPPAAQCKLVVFVPHESADEVAEAVFAAGAGRIGAYERCSYRLEGQGTFFGTDSTNPAVGERGRLERVDETRLEVILPKTWLATVVEALRAAHPYEEPAFDVYPLEPLAIPHLGQGRMGSFSSPLALGDLARAVKQAASAEQVAIVGEPGVSIARGFVCAGAAGSLPFEIPGVRLGHGDVVITGEIRHHDALHYRRCGACAIALGHWASERPVLIPLSLKLKQHLPGASITMSKADADPFAAA; the protein is encoded by the coding sequence ATGGCCACGGCCCAGCCGCTTTCGGTCGCTCAACTTTGTTCCGCCATGGAGGCGATCGCCCCGACGTGGGCCGCAGCCGACTGGGACAACGTGGGGCTGTTGGCGGGCGATCCAACTTGGCCGGCGGAGTACGTGCTGCTCACGATTGATCTGACTGCAGCCGTGCTGGATGAGGCCGTCAAGCTTGGTTGCAATTCCATCGTGAGCTATCACCCCCCGATCTTCCGCGCGGTGAAGCGATTCGGTGTTTCGCGTGGCACGGCTGAAGGCCTCGCGGCGGAAGCGCTTTCGCGTCGCATCGCCATTTACTCGCCGCACACGGCTCTGGACGCCGCCCCCGGCGGTACGAACGACACGCTTGCCGAGCTTGCAGGTCTCACAAAGGTCAGGCCGTTTTCACCCGCCGCTCCACCCGCCGCACAATGCAAGTTGGTCGTTTTCGTCCCGCACGAAAGCGCGGATGAAGTGGCGGAAGCGGTCTTTGCTGCCGGCGCGGGTCGGATCGGCGCGTACGAGCGGTGCAGCTATCGGCTCGAGGGGCAGGGGACGTTTTTCGGAACCGATTCGACCAACCCCGCTGTCGGCGAGCGCGGTCGTCTCGAGCGAGTGGACGAAACTCGACTTGAAGTGATTCTGCCCAAGACGTGGCTGGCAACGGTCGTCGAAGCGCTTCGCGCGGCCCATCCGTACGAGGAGCCGGCGTTCGACGTGTATCCGCTGGAGCCGCTCGCGATTCCGCACCTGGGACAAGGTCGCATGGGATCGTTCTCTTCGCCGCTGGCTCTCGGCGATCTGGCTCGCGCGGTGAAACAGGCTGCCTCGGCCGAGCAGGTCGCCATCGTCGGCGAGCCGGGTGTTTCGATTGCGCGTGGATTTGTTTGCGCTGGCGCGGCCGGATCGCTGCCGTTCGAGATTCCCGGTGTACGGCTTGGCCACGGCGACGTGGTCATCACCGGTGAGATTCGCCACCACGACGCATTGCACTATCGGCGCTGCGGGGCGTGTGCCATCGCGCTGGGGCATTGGGCGAGCGAGCGACCCGTCTTGATTCCCCTGTCTCTCAAATTGAAGCAGCACCTGCCGGGCGCCTCCATCACGATGAGCAAGGCCGATGCCGACCCGTTCGCAGCCGCTTGA
- the prkC_7 gene encoding Serine/threonine-protein kinase PrkC → MCTKIGVVTLSGQCRMAVDSRASDVNDPGRRVCVTCPSCQAAYKIAPRLVGRRLVCKSCRHEWRAQEVDPSSLSEIRRRGIQDVAAAKTDPPSSAQAPLEDSSPPRAGAPSVAIDTSLIGRTLGRYRILSILGQGGMGVVWRGHDDVLNRDVAIKLLSRKRRPQGDSSCLNTELFMQEARAVAKLQHPAVVSIFEIAEDESRVFFALELMEGGTLKEYIDQHGKISPARIFDLMIGPAKALALAHKNRIIHRDVKPGNLMFDDHGHLKLMDFGLADVAHESASKRIRGKAVGSLGWIAPETAKGQGTTGLSDIFSFGLVMLYAMTGSPPIHADSRSKLIELHQNPTLPKLEEIPGLTAAGAALLRKCLDIDPAQRFASADELAAALERVASEDPQAKSRQRRTAASIAISGSIIGALLGTAAVLWYFIDMNSQIDEYSQPMIEAVAKRSASDAPSTLDDNANRAALADAPSPEPKTSSAESDSKKSTPPDMSTEPVRYASLEEAKVPWPRVPYLLDIPNIHYVASRSGAVFHLASADCGRSIYAANLVIFETPAKAVEDGRRPCPRCKPDAKPRSPVVMSREEPEE, encoded by the coding sequence GTGTGTACCAAAATTGGGGTGGTGACGCTTTCGGGGCAGTGCCGTATGGCAGTAGACTCCCGCGCTTCGGACGTAAACGATCCCGGTCGCCGGGTTTGCGTCACCTGTCCATCCTGCCAGGCTGCCTACAAGATCGCTCCGCGCCTCGTCGGCCGTCGTCTCGTCTGCAAGAGTTGTCGTCACGAATGGCGCGCGCAGGAAGTTGATCCGTCGAGCCTTTCCGAGATTCGCCGTCGCGGCATCCAGGATGTCGCCGCGGCCAAAACCGATCCGCCGTCGTCCGCCCAAGCGCCCCTGGAAGACAGTTCGCCGCCGCGCGCGGGCGCGCCAAGTGTGGCCATTGACACGAGCCTCATCGGTCGCACGCTGGGCCGGTATCGCATTCTGTCGATTTTGGGGCAGGGTGGAATGGGCGTCGTCTGGCGCGGGCACGATGACGTGCTTAATCGCGACGTTGCGATCAAGCTTCTATCCCGCAAGCGCCGGCCGCAGGGCGACTCGTCCTGTCTGAACACGGAACTGTTCATGCAGGAAGCGCGCGCCGTGGCGAAGCTGCAACACCCGGCGGTCGTTTCGATCTTCGAAATCGCCGAGGATGAAAGCCGCGTCTTCTTCGCGTTGGAACTAATGGAAGGCGGCACGTTGAAGGAGTACATCGATCAGCACGGGAAGATCTCACCTGCGCGCATCTTTGATCTGATGATCGGCCCGGCCAAGGCCCTCGCCCTGGCGCACAAGAACCGCATCATTCACCGTGACGTAAAGCCCGGAAACCTGATGTTCGATGACCATGGGCATCTCAAGCTCATGGACTTCGGCCTGGCGGATGTGGCGCACGAGTCGGCCAGCAAGCGCATCCGCGGCAAGGCGGTCGGCTCGCTGGGCTGGATCGCTCCGGAGACCGCAAAAGGACAGGGAACGACGGGCTTGAGCGACATCTTCAGTTTCGGCCTGGTCATGCTTTATGCCATGACGGGATCGCCTCCGATCCATGCCGACAGCCGATCGAAGTTGATTGAGTTGCACCAGAACCCGACGCTTCCAAAGCTGGAGGAAATCCCGGGCCTGACGGCAGCCGGCGCGGCGCTGCTGCGAAAATGCCTTGACATTGATCCCGCACAGCGATTCGCCTCCGCTGATGAACTGGCGGCTGCACTCGAAAGAGTCGCGTCCGAAGACCCCCAGGCCAAGTCGCGACAGCGTCGAACTGCGGCGTCGATTGCGATTTCGGGGTCCATCATCGGTGCACTGCTCGGCACTGCGGCGGTGCTTTGGTACTTCATCGACATGAACTCGCAAATTGACGAGTACTCGCAGCCGATGATTGAAGCCGTTGCAAAGCGCTCGGCAAGTGATGCACCCAGCACGCTCGACGATAACGCGAATCGGGCTGCATTGGCTGATGCTCCCTCGCCAGAACCAAAAACGTCGTCGGCGGAATCGGACTCAAAGAAATCGACGCCGCCCGACATGTCGACCGAGCCGGTGCGCTATGCGTCACTCGAAGAGGCAAAAGTGCCCTGGCCGCGGGTGCCCTATCTGCTGGACATTCCAAATATCCACTACGTTGCCAGCCGGTCGGGCGCTGTCTTTCATCTCGCCAGTGCCGACTGCGGCCGGAGTATTTACGCGGCCAACCTCGTCATTTTTGAAACGCCCGCCAAGGCCGTTGAAGACGGTCGCCGCCCCTGCCCGCGGTGCAAGCCGGACGCGAAGCCTCGCTCGCCGGTCGTCATGAGTCGCGAAGAACCCGAAGAATAA